The Hyperolius riggenbachi isolate aHypRig1 chromosome 3, aHypRig1.pri, whole genome shotgun sequence genome window below encodes:
- the NEUROG1 gene encoding neurogenin-1 produces the protein MDRVYSDYDACSQMSFSPSEDEDCASMQSPSPYSAGHLTSPAQSPEKCQVDKEEKKKRRGRTRVKNEAVQHTIKKTRRVKANDRERNRMHNLNSALDELRSILPCFPDDTKLTKIETLRFAHNYIWALSETLRLADHCKDKTEKEVVRLGFTSPADPPSPGSDAETWSSSASPSSSSSSRSVCTSNPSSPAMSEDCYYGHTESLFSLHSIPQNLLQHSACYVQYQ, from the coding sequence ATGGACAGAGTCTACTCTGACTATGATGCCTGCAGCCAAATGTCATTCTCCCCATCTGAGGATGAAGACTGCGCCAGCATGCAGTCCCCATCTCCCTACTCTGCAGGCCACCTCACTTCTCCAGCGCAGAGTCCAGAGAAGTGTCAGGTGgacaaggaggagaagaagaagaggaggggcaGGACCAGAGTGAAAAACGAAGCCGTCCAGCACACCATCAAAAAGACCAGGAGAGTCAAAGCGAACGACAGGGAGAGgaacaggatgcacaacctcaacTCAGCCTTAGATGAACTGAGGAGCATCTTGCCCTGCTTCCCCGATGACACCAAGCTGACTAAGATCGAAACCCTCCGGTTCGCCCATAACTACATCTGGGCTCTGTCAGAAACCCTCAGGCTGGCCGATCACTGCAAAGACAAGACTGAGAAAGAGGTGGTGCGTCTTGGCTTCACGAGTCCTGCAGACCCTCCTAGCCCCGGCAGTGACGCTGAAACTTGGTCGTCCTCAGCCtctccatcatcatcatcatcgtcccGCTCAGTGTGCACCTCAAACCCCAGCAGCCCAGCCATGTCAGAGGACTGTTACTATGGCCATACAGAGAGCCTGTTTTCTCTACACTCCATTCCACAGAACCTCCTACAGCATTCCGCCTGTTATGTCCAGTACCAATAG